In a genomic window of Gavia stellata isolate bGavSte3 chromosome 30, bGavSte3.hap2, whole genome shotgun sequence:
- the RABIF gene encoding guanine nucleotide exchange factor MSS4 gives MAAACAEMEPAAAPPPSPPPPAAAPGSAELVCAQGRNLKAVLCQRCGSRVLLPGAATFARRELLLPAMRKKAAAAAGGGGGDLVREHWLVRDMFSFENVGFTRDVGNVKFLVCADCEAGPIGWHCLDDKDSFYVALERVAHE, from the exons ATGGCGGCGGCCTGCGCCGAGATggagccggcggcggcgcctcctccttctcctcctcctcccgccgccgcaCCGGGCTCGGCCGAGCTGGTGTGCGCGCAGGGACGGAACCTTAAGGCGGTGCTGTGCCAGCGCTGCGGGTCCCGGGTGCTGCTGCCCGGCGCCGCCACCTTCGCCCGCCGTGAG ctcctcctgcccgccATGAGGAAGaaggcggcggcagcagcgggcggcggcggcggggaccTGGTGCGGGAGCACTGGCTGGTGCGCGACATGTTCTCCTTTGAGAACGTGGGCTTCACCCGCGACGTGGGCAACGTCAAGTTCCTGGTGTGCGCCGACTGCGAGGCGGGGCCCATCGGCTGGCACTGCCTCGACGACAAGGACAGCTTCTACGTGGCGCTGGAGCGCGTGGCTCACGAGTGA